A window from Erythrolamprus reginae isolate rEryReg1 chromosome 11, rEryReg1.hap1, whole genome shotgun sequence encodes these proteins:
- the LOC139173851 gene encoding fatty acid-binding protein, liver yields the protein MAFNGTWQVYSQEKYEDFLKAIALSDDIIKTAKDIKPITEIHQTGNTFVVTSKTPNKSVTNTFTLGKEAEMTTMDGKKVKCTVNITDGKLIAKADKFIHEQQIEGDEMVETISCGSASFTRRSKKI from the exons ATGGCGTTTAATGGTACCTGGCAAGTTTACAGCCAAGAGAAATATGAAGACTTCCTGAAAGCAATTG cccTATCAGATGACATCATTAAAACTGCCAAAGACATCAAGCCCATCACTGAAATCCATCAGACCGGGAATACTTTTGTGGTCACCTCGAAAACCCCCAACAAATCTGTTACAAACACCTTCACGTTGGGAAAAGAAGCAGAAATGACCACCATGGATGGGAAAAAAGTCAAG TGCACAGTAAATATCACAGATGGAAAATTAATAGCCAAGGCAGACAAATTTATCCACGAGCAACAAATTGAAGGCGATGAAATGGTAGAG ACTATTTCCTGTGGCTCGGCCTCATTCACCCGAAGGAGCAAGAAGATTTGA